From a single Pseudobutyrivibrio xylanivorans genomic region:
- a CDS encoding HPr family phosphocarrier protein — MVSKVVKVTNEQGMHMRPATVFSAAVTPFESEVKIGYNGMQYDGKSVMMLMAACIKCGAEIEIICNGSDEEAALAKAVELVESGLGD; from the coding sequence ATGGTTTCAAAAGTAGTTAAGGTAACAAACGAGCAGGGTATGCACATGCGTCCAGCAACAGTTTTCAGCGCAGCTGTTACACCATTCGAGTCAGAGGTTAAGATCGGTTACAATGGTATGCAGTACGATGGAAAGAGCGTTATGATGCTTATGGCAGCTTGCATCAAGTGTGGTGCTGAGATCGAAATCATCTGCAACGGTTCTGATGAAGAAGCTGCTCTTGCAAAGGCAGTAGAGCTCGTTGAGAGTGGTCTCGGCGATTAA
- the flgM gene encoding flagellar biosynthesis anti-sigma factor FlgM: MKKGGKECGDMRIEAYNQVAQLYQSSNTKNTTQTAKANGMGRDQVQISSTGKDYHVAKAAVSEAADIREDKVADIKARIKAGTYDVSTDDFAEKLLNQYGNIL; the protein is encoded by the coding sequence TTGAAAAAGGGAGGAAAGGAGTGTGGCGATATGCGTATAGAGGCTTACAACCAGGTAGCTCAGCTCTATCAATCATCAAACACTAAAAACACTACACAGACTGCAAAGGCAAACGGAATGGGCCGTGATCAGGTTCAGATTTCGTCAACCGGTAAAGATTACCATGTTGCAAAGGCAGCAGTCTCTGAGGCGGCGGACATCAGAGAAGACAAGGTTGCTGACATCAAAGCCAGAATAAAGGCTGGTACTTATGATGTGAGTACAGATGACTTCGCTGAGAAGTTGCTCAATCAGTATGGAAACATTCTTTAG
- the ptsP gene encoding phosphoenolpyruvate--protein phosphotransferase, translated as MYKGIEASRGIGIGSICLIVDRDLSFESKHIDDTDAEKARFNSAIEKFKAETAEMAENIRKNIGPKEAEIMEGHLAMIADPTMAGEMTKMIDAGQCAEAAVTAVCDMFIGMFSKMEDDMMRQRASDISDIKISLLKILLGVEDVDISKVAPGTVLVAHDLTPSMTSQIVKENVVGIITEVGGKTSHSAILARALEIPAVLSVPGITEIVKDKDTAIVDGTEGDVYINPDGEVVSKYVIKREEFIRAQAELKNFFGKETVTADGDRVELFCNIGTPKDAKKAIECDGEGIGLFRSEFLFMDKPHLPTEDEQFEAYKEAVQTMDGKTVIIRTLDIGGDKDIPYLGLEKEENPFLGYRAVRYCLANPDIYKTQLRGILRASAFGKVKIMVPLVTCVDEVRAVKALVEECKQELHTEGIKFDEKIEVGCMVETAAASLIADMLAKEADFFSIGTNDLTQYTMSVDRGNANVAYLYSAFQPAVLRSIKNIIAAGNAAGIPVGMCGEAAADPLMIPLLMSFGLDEYSVNPVLVLTARSIISKWSKAEADALAEKVLALSTEAEIVALLKESAK; from the coding sequence ATGTACAAAGGCATAGAAGCATCTAGAGGAATAGGTATTGGTAGCATTTGCCTCATCGTTGACCGCGACTTATCTTTTGAGTCAAAGCACATCGATGATACAGATGCAGAAAAAGCAAGATTTAATTCAGCTATTGAGAAGTTCAAGGCTGAAACAGCTGAGATGGCTGAAAATATTCGTAAGAACATCGGTCCTAAGGAAGCTGAAATCATGGAAGGTCATTTAGCTATGATTGCCGATCCAACAATGGCTGGCGAAATGACAAAGATGATTGATGCTGGTCAGTGTGCCGAAGCTGCTGTTACTGCAGTTTGCGATATGTTTATCGGTATGTTTTCAAAGATGGAAGATGATATGATGCGTCAGCGTGCATCAGATATCTCTGATATCAAAATCAGCTTGCTTAAGATTTTACTTGGGGTAGAGGATGTTGACATTAGCAAGGTCGCACCAGGTACAGTTCTTGTAGCCCACGACCTTACTCCATCGATGACATCTCAGATAGTTAAGGAGAATGTTGTTGGTATTATCACAGAGGTTGGTGGTAAGACATCACATTCTGCTATCCTTGCAAGAGCCTTAGAGATACCTGCAGTTCTCTCTGTTCCTGGTATTACAGAGATTGTAAAGGACAAGGATACTGCTATCGTCGATGGTACAGAGGGTGATGTATATATTAATCCAGACGGAGAAGTTGTTTCTAAGTACGTTATCAAGCGCGAGGAGTTCATCCGTGCACAGGCCGAGCTTAAGAATTTCTTTGGCAAGGAAACTGTTACAGCTGATGGCGATAGAGTAGAGCTTTTCTGCAACATCGGAACACCTAAGGATGCAAAGAAGGCAATCGAGTGTGACGGTGAAGGAATCGGTCTTTTCCGTTCAGAGTTCTTATTCATGGACAAGCCACATCTTCCAACAGAGGATGAGCAGTTTGAGGCTTATAAAGAGGCTGTTCAGACAATGGATGGTAAGACAGTCATTATCCGTACTCTTGATATCGGTGGTGACAAGGATATCCCTTATCTTGGTCTTGAGAAAGAGGAGAATCCATTCCTTGGATACAGAGCAGTTCGTTACTGCCTTGCTAATCCAGATATTTATAAGACACAGCTTAGAGGAATTCTTCGAGCTAGTGCTTTTGGAAAAGTTAAAATTATGGTACCTCTCGTAACATGTGTTGACGAGGTTCGTGCTGTTAAGGCTCTCGTTGAAGAGTGCAAGCAGGAGCTTCACACAGAGGGTATTAAGTTCGACGAGAAGATAGAAGTAGGATGCATGGTAGAGACAGCAGCAGCTTCTCTTATTGCTGATATGCTTGCTAAGGAAGCAGACTTCTTCTCAATCGGAACTAACGATTTAACTCAGTACACAATGAGTGTTGACAGAGGAAATGCAAATGTTGCATATCTTTACTCAGCATTCCAGCCAGCTGTTCTTCGTTCAATCAAGAACATCATTGCAGCTGGTAATGCAGCAGGCATTCCTGTTGGTATGTGTGGTGAGGCAGCAGCTGATCCACTCATGATTCCACTTCTTATGTCATTCGGACTTGATGAGTATAGCGTGAACCCAGTTCTCGTTCTCACAGCACGTAGCATTATTTCAAAGTGGAGCAAAGCAGAGGCTGACGCTCTCGCTGAGAAGGTGCTTGCACTTTCTACAGAAGCTGAGATCGTAGCACTCCTCAAGGAATCTGCAAAATAA
- a CDS encoding flagellar protein FlgN, with protein MASLMDELLLTMEGERSQYEKLIDLSGEKKDSIIHKKLDVLEAITAQEQAIADSLLELEKRRASLLNSIAAVMGHDGEQITVSWMIDNLANQPVEQEQLRTARGKLKKAADDVQMLNSQTQTLLRQAIEMVEFDITLLKSVRQAPQTANYGRDAETTGDILGRSGFDAKQ; from the coding sequence GTGGCTAGTTTAATGGATGAATTGCTCTTAACCATGGAAGGTGAAAGGTCGCAATACGAAAAGTTAATTGATCTTAGTGGAGAAAAGAAGGATTCTATTATCCACAAGAAGCTTGACGTACTGGAAGCTATTACCGCCCAGGAGCAGGCCATCGCAGACTCCTTATTGGAGCTGGAGAAAAGGCGTGCATCATTACTTAACAGCATTGCGGCAGTAATGGGGCACGACGGGGAGCAGATTACCGTATCATGGATGATCGATAATTTGGCGAACCAACCTGTAGAGCAGGAGCAGTTGCGAACTGCAAGGGGCAAGCTGAAAAAGGCAGCTGACGATGTGCAGATGCTTAATTCTCAGACCCAAACTTTATTGCGTCAGGCAATAGAAATGGTGGAATTCGATATCACTCTTTTAAAGAGTGTGAGACAGGCTCCACAGACCGCCAATTATGGCAGGGATGCAGAAACTACAGGCGATATACTAGGTAGATCAGGATTTGATGCTAAACAGTAG
- a CDS encoding GntR family transcriptional regulator, with protein MIQLNYRDSKPIYEQIKDGLRRLVVTGAVKKDEKLPSVRELATSLSINPNTIQKAYRELEQEGYIYTIAGKGSYAAERADVTSGRNEELMKEFDEIVKELLYLCQDKDILIKRIEELAKGGAESDRSK; from the coding sequence ATGATCCAACTGAATTACAGAGATTCTAAGCCTATCTATGAGCAAATAAAGGATGGTTTGCGGCGTCTTGTTGTTACAGGCGCGGTAAAAAAGGATGAGAAGCTACCAAGCGTGCGGGAGCTTGCGACTAGCTTGTCAATTAATCCAAACACCATCCAAAAAGCTTATAGAGAGCTGGAGCAGGAAGGTTACATTTACACGATTGCAGGGAAGGGCAGCTATGCTGCTGAACGTGCAGATGTCACATCAGGGAGGAATGAGGAACTCATGAAAGAATTTGATGAGATTGTAAAGGAACTGTTGTATCTTTGTCAGGATAAGGACATCCTTATTAAACGTATAGAAGAGCTTGCGAAAGGAGGGGCAGAAAGTGATAGAAGTAAGTAA
- a CDS encoding ABC transporter ATP-binding protein, with translation MIEVSKVTKKFGDFVALDDLDMRVPRGAIYGLVGPNGAGKSTIIRHLCGVYKQDAGQVLIDGEPVYENEALKQRYAVIPDDIFYFTQANTLDMMKFYKNMYPKFDEALFKKIMNCFPAINPKKMVRSLSKGMQKQVAFMLSIAARPELMILDEPVDGLDPVMRRQIWSLIMSDVAENGLTVLVSSHNLRELEDVCDHVGIMNNGKILIERSLDELQTSITKVQIAFEGDMPALPPEITVLKKITNGRVHTLIVKGEPRAAEQAINRMNPLLMDVLPLTLEEIFIYELGGENYAVKDIIF, from the coding sequence GTGATAGAAGTAAGTAAAGTGACAAAGAAATTCGGAGACTTTGTGGCCCTCGATGATTTAGATATGAGAGTGCCAAGAGGCGCTATATATGGTTTGGTGGGTCCAAATGGTGCCGGAAAGTCTACCATTATCCGTCATCTTTGCGGCGTATACAAACAGGATGCTGGACAGGTGCTTATTGATGGAGAGCCTGTATACGAAAATGAGGCTTTAAAGCAGCGCTATGCTGTTATTCCAGATGACATATTTTACTTCACCCAGGCAAACACACTGGATATGATGAAGTTCTACAAGAATATGTATCCAAAGTTTGACGAGGCGCTTTTTAAGAAGATAATGAATTGCTTCCCTGCAATCAACCCAAAGAAGATGGTACGAAGTCTTTCAAAGGGCATGCAAAAGCAGGTGGCGTTCATGCTTTCTATTGCGGCAAGACCAGAGCTTATGATCTTGGACGAGCCTGTAGATGGCCTTGACCCAGTAATGCGTCGTCAGATTTGGAGTCTGATTATGTCTGATGTGGCCGAGAATGGATTGACAGTTCTTGTTAGTTCTCACAATCTTAGAGAGCTTGAAGATGTATGTGACCATGTGGGAATTATGAATAATGGAAAGATTCTCATCGAACGTTCATTGGATGAGTTGCAGACCTCGATAACAAAGGTGCAGATAGCATTTGAAGGAGATATGCCTGCACTTCCACCAGAGATTACTGTTTTGAAAAAGATTACAAACGGTCGTGTGCATACACTTATTGTAAAGGGAGAGCCAAGAGCAGCGGAACAGGCAATTAATAGAATGAATCCACTTCTTATGGACGTACTTCCACTCACCCTTGAAGAAATCTTTATTTATGAGTTAGGAGGTGAGAATTATGCAGTCAAAGACATCATTTTTTAA